In a genomic window of Thalassophryne amazonica chromosome 12, fThaAma1.1, whole genome shotgun sequence:
- the ankrd12 gene encoding LOW QUALITY PROTEIN: ankyrin repeat domain-containing protein 12 (The sequence of the model RefSeq protein was modified relative to this genomic sequence to represent the inferred CDS: deleted 1 base in 1 codon): MAKPGTDRDGAMVDKQAGKKCKDKLSAYTKPLKLDRSELLGKEGKAKSSMKRKLSFTTSPPRTDDRDSDTDDSDPGQSSETWAERLVHPCRIYADKDGPDKKKVKKESGVKKSQAPNLLFGYPLSERKQMALLMQMTANSPDSTPSHPLQTTPVQKKVPSSASSRQKDKVNKRNERGETPLHMAAIRGDVKQVKELISLGADVNVKDFAGWTPLHEACNLGYYDVAKVLIAAGAEVNTQGLDDDTPLHDASSSGHKDIVKLLLCHGGDAFQANKRGERPVDVVDSQELEQLLKGEAALSDQDDSSSDSEGPPSVNPSSLDDNMEDSDMEKDFDGKVPTKVSPSVPGLDEYEFKDEEEEVDLSEALSDRHILRRELRQREKEDKDRNHVAGKQSGKADSSSRPKKQKTSRVHCSTDTSSDEAESFSEKTNSPTCSQNSESLKLESRFKKDSADQKDKGKVKKKSKSHNKNKENQEDGKENSKALVLSLTAVSESTEKSRDEDSFKMSFSPKDDSSVHLFHLSSIKSPKLNHSLSDKQTPLKQENAKMCISISDGSCPVDSIKYNHYTEAEYCTEASSTKGCKHKEKSKHQQKDSSVDRDDGHLSPYKDANKGNCIDTAEVALRKTDMDGKVLKKHKLKHKAKDKHRREYEAERSRHRQKEPRRDGHRNVEFDREFWKENFFKSDETDEPLPVKREGEDHSSVQKTSDCSLVKDERSLKDKHSTSKEKRLKDEREKDKAVKKDRKESVGKEREERVDCHGSGRIPEEPLQSSDVKEEAEDKPISGITADQEQLEPSEKGTREKADKRLPGKEKDFEKLEKRHSDKEKKVKTEHSEPQNSLDRWRERERTGALSSHSPGDKNCKENDRMKPLSTTKRHEDCRKNKDKLDKRPEREYVGDHREKDRANCERKVKPLEKITDYSKADRSKEKDCDRKKKDKIKDGALSSSSNLKLLLEEKKSYLTESSKFLSIKSKEEVKLLEKDRDRRERDRDADRHKDKDRHKDRSHQAKISKPKNSEPDVDKIKSKALLVPRDTKPKEKRLVNDDLMQTSFERMLSLKDQEIEQWHRKHLEKIKQKERERLKHRPLTESGKAKTKDRMKAEPCLSKELLRSKSSEASEVYAREKPPKDSTSLRTLSLDGKTLPPIGAKVMSAVENCLNRSPRPDGERCGLMSRSLSFVSVASSEDSCHATTLTPRHGEYDSDMNLEASESHPAFLQSSLVIQASRSQCLHDKDCSSLPDMLPIRAPLSGRHDSPYLRAILDEDGTSFTEGKAVEEPPKLVVPTTITEELRTRESTTETEESCQNASQQCSESDVDSVKEREVSATDGLSQNLNGDHVTLPQSSLPQHRGPQTGSAEQDEPPFTNPPALREAQCLTESTSSEVTCHNKDSDSASVSVASLPADLSPCSKTFHRYSGQLRDPLPFVCVEPLQHVENGTARVCDIKEKRMECVTNDFDTAEQDNVDSVPENFRKDVVGSPAASGSAHISTVNPEELLPDFDQTGIEFKGSPEDNVVNNHDGNPFRSSSDAAGPCCDPPIEKKDHMSPVCVPVLSCLSPEHKAEDITFISQNTENDSADGTTSATTESTSGEGSPCTECSLDTTTEASSRPMTVFLADEKSESSSAGGDESSGQSVSAQADLSSNASRSSTPQSGDRESDSSGSKIKVHATDEHLDHHVPHPRKRKMTKVSTSQACFISHQEKERSQQSLAAIVDSIKLEEIQPYQTERANPYYEFLHIRKKIEEKRKILCSVTPQPPQYYDEYVTFNGSYLLDGNPLSKLCIPTITPPPSLPEQLKEMFKQQEVVRMKLRLQHSIEREKLIVSNEQEVLRVHYRAARTLANQTLPFSACTVLLDAEVYNMPQDVQSDDGKTSVRDRFNARQFMSWLQDVDDKFDKLKTCLLMRQQHEAAALNAVQRLEWQLKLQELDPATYKSTSIFEIPEFYIPLVEVNDDFDLTPI, encoded by the exons AGAAGGTGAAAAAGGAGTCTGGGGTGAAGAAATCGCAGGCTCCCAACCTTTTGTTTGGGTATCCTCTGTCTGAGCGGAAACAGATGGCTCTCCTCATGCAGATGACTGCAAACAGTCCAG ACTCTACTCCCAGTCACCCCTTACAAACAACCCCCGTGCAGAAGAAAGTCCCCAGTAGCGCCTCATCTAGACAGAAGGACAAGGTCAACAAAAGAAATGAGCGAGGGGAGACGCCCCTTCACATGGCAGCCATTCGGGGAGACGTGAAGCAAGTCAAAGAACTCATCAGTCTGGGAGCTGATGTCAATGTCAAAGACTTTGCAG gATGGACTCCTCTTCATGAAGCCTGTAATCTTGGGTACTATGATGTAGCCAAGGTCTTAATAGCAGCAGGTGCGGAGGTGAACACTCAAGGTCTGGATGATGACACGCCGCTTCATGATGCATCCAGTAGCGGGCATAAAGAT ATTGTGAAACTGCTGCTTTGTCACGGCGGTGACGCCTTCCAAGCCAACAAACGCGGAGAGCGACCGGTGGACGTGGTGGACTCCCAGGAGCTGGAACAGCTTTTGAAGGGAGAAGCAGCGCTGTCTGATCAGGATGACAGCTCTTCTG ACTCTGAAGGCCCACCCTCTGTCAATCCATCCAGCCTGGACGACAACATGGAAGACTCTGATATGGAAAAGGATTTCGATGGCAAAGTACCAACAAAAGTGTCACCCTCAGTACCAGGGCTGGACGAGTACGAGTTTAAGGACGAGGAAGAGGAGGTGGATCTCAGTGAAGCCCTCAGTGACAGACACATCCTCCGGAGAGAGTTGCGTCAGAGGGAGAAGGAGGACAAAGATAGGAATCATGTGGCGGGAAAGCAGAGCGGTAAGGCGGATTCCTCCTCCAGGCCCAAAAAGCAAAAGACTTCACGTGTCCACTGCAGTACAGATACCTCAAGCGACGAAGCGGAGAGCTTTTCAGAGAAAACGAACTCGCCCACGTGCTCCCAGAACTCAGAGAGTCTTAAGCTGGAATCTCGATTTAAAAAGGACAGTGCAGATCAGAAAGACAAGGGCAAAGTTAAGAAGAAGAGCAAAAGCCATAATAAAAACAAGGAAAACCAAGAAGATGGGAAAGAGAACAGCAAAGCCCTGGTTTTGTCTCTTACTGCTGTGTCTGAGAGCACAGAAAAGAGTCGGGACGAAGACTCCTTTAAAATGTCATTTAGTCCAAAGGATGACTCGTCTGTCCACCTGTTCCATTTATCATCCATTAAATCTCCCAAACTGAACCACAGCCTGTCTGATAAACAAACACCACTGAAGCAAGAAAACGCCAAGATGTGCATCTCCATCAgtgacggctcgtgcccggtggACAGTATCAAGTACAACCACTACACAGAAGCAGAGTACTGCACTGAAGCTTCCAGCACCAAGGGCTGCAAGCATAAGGAAAAGAGCAAACACCAACAGAAAGACTCCAGTGTCGACCGAGATGACGGACACTTGAGCCCTTACAAAGACGCTAACAAGGGAAACTGTATCGACACTGCTGAAGTTGCCTTACGAAAAACCGACATGGATGGCAAAGTCCTAAAGAAGCATAAACTTAAACACAAGGCGAAAGACAAACACAGGAGGGAGTACGAGGCTGAGCGGAGCCGCCACAGGCAGAAGGAACCCAGGAGAGACGGCCACAGGAATGTGGAGTTTGACAGAGAGTTCTGGAAAGAAAACTTTTTCAAAAGTGATGAGACAGATGAGCCTCTGCCAGTGAAAAGAGAAGGTGAAGACCACAGCTCAGTTCAGAAGACATCTGACTGCAGTCTAGTCAAGGACGAGAGAAGCTTAAAAGACAAACATTCTACCAGCAAAGAAAAGAGGCTGAAAGACGAGCGAGAGAAAGACAAGGCCGTGAAAAAAGACCGGAAGGAATCCGTTGGTAAAGAGCGTGAGGAGCGAGTGGACTGTCATGGCTCTGGGCGGATTCCAGAGGAGCCACTGCAGAGCAGTGACGTGAAAGAAGAGGCAGAAGACAAACCCATAAGTGGAATCACAGCTGATCAAGAACAACTGGAACCCTCTGAAAAGGGAACACGTGAGAAAGCTGACAAGAGGCTCCCAGGAAAGGAAAAAGATTTTGAAAAACTTGAGAAGAGGCATTCCGACAAGGAAAAAAAGGTTAAAACGGAACACTCAGAACCACAGAATTCACTGGATCGCTGGAGGGAAAGGGAAAGAACAGGGGCCCTTTCTTCCCATTCACCCGGAGATAAAAACTGCAAAGAGAATGACAGAATGAAACCATTATCTACCACGAAAAGGCATGAAGACTGCCGGAAAAACAAAGATAAGTTAGACAAACGGCCTGAGAGAGAATATGTTGGCGATCACAGAGAAAAAGATCGAGCAAACTGTGAGAGGAAAGTAAAG CCTCTGGAGAAGATCACAGATTATAGTAAAGCTGACCGTTCCAAAGAAAAGGACTGCGATagaaaaaagaaagacaaaaTAAAAGATGGAGCCCTTTCCTCAAGTTCAAATCTGAAGTTGCTCTTGGAAGAAAAGAAGAGCTATTTGACAGAGAGCAGTAAGTTCTTATCGATAAAATCAAAGGAGGAAGTGAAACTGCTGGAGAAGGACCGTGATCGCCGTGAGCGTGACAGAGACGCAGACAGGCACAAGGATAAGGACAGACACAAAGACCGCTCACATCAGGCTAAGATCAGCAAGCCTAAAAACAGTGAACCAGATGTAGACAAGATCAAGTCAAAAGCCTTGCTGGTGCCCCGAGATACCAAGCCCAAAGAAAAAAGACTCGTAAACGACGACCTGATGCAAACTAGCTTTGAGCGAATGCTCAGTCTGAAGGATCAGGAAATTGAGCAGTGGCACCGGAAACACCTGGAGAAAATCAAACAAAAAGAGCGGGAAAGGCTAAAACACCGGCCGTTGACTGAGTCGGGCAAGGCTAAGACGAAAGACCGAATGAAAGCGGAGCCATGCCTCAGCAAAGAGCTGCTACGCTCTAAAAGCTCCGAAGCCTCTGAAGTATACGCCAGAGAAAAGCCCCCAAAGGATAGCACGAGTCTCAGAACTTTATCACTTGATGGGAAAACCCTCCCACCAATTGGTGCAAAGGTTATGTCGGCTGTGGAAAACTGTCTGAACCGATCACCCAGGCCAGATGGCGAACGGTGCGGTCTCATGTCCAGGTCGCTGTCTTTCGTTTCTGTTGCTAGCTCAGAGGATTCCTGTCACGCGACGACATTAACGCCAAGGCACGGGGAGTACGACTCTGACATGAACCTAGAAGCCTCAGAATCCCATCCAGCCTTCCTCCAGTCTTCCCTCGTCATCCAAGCGTCCAGGTCCCAGTGTCTTCATGATAAAGATTGCAGCAGTCTTCCAGATATGCTGCCAATTCGAGCGCCGTTGTCTGGCAGACATGACTCTCCTTACCTCAGGGCTATTCTGGATGAGGATGGAACCTCCTTCACTGAAGGTAAAGCTGTCGAGGAGCCGCCAAAACTTGTTGTACCCACTACGATAACAGAGGAGTTGAGAACAAGAGAGTCCACCAcagaaactgaggagagctgtcAAAATGCATCTCAGCAATGTTCAGAATCAGATGTTGATTCAGTCAAAGAGAGAGAAGTGAGCGCTACAGATGGTCTGTCACAGAATTTAAACGGAGATCATGTGACTCTTCCACAGTCCAGCCTCCCCCAGCATAGAGGTCCTCAGACAGGGTCAGCAGAGCAGGACGAACCTCCTTTCACTAATCCTCCTGCTTTGAGAGAAGCCCAGTGCCTCACTGAGAGTACGAGCTCTGAGGTCACATGTCATAATAAAGACTCTGATTCAGCATCGGTTTCTGTAGCTTCTTTGCCAGCAGATCTGTCACCTTGCTCAAAGACCTTCCACCGGTATTCTGGCCAACTGAGGGACCCGCTGCCTTTTGTTTGCGTGGAACCCTTGCAACATGTTGAAAATGGTACAGCACGGGTTTGTGATATTAAAGAAAAACGTATGGAGTGTGTCACAAATGACTTTGATACAGCAGAACAAGACAATGTGGACAGTGTTCCAGAAAACTTCAGAAAAGATGTTGTAGGAAGCCCTGCAGCATCGGGCAGTGCCCATATTTCCACAGTCAACCCAGAAGAACTCTTGCCAGACTTTGACCAAACAGGCATCGAATTCAAAGGTTCTCCAGAGGATAATGTGGTAAATAACCATGATGGAAACCCGTTCAGATCTTCCAGTGATGCAGCAGGCCCGTGTTGCGATCCTCCAATAGAGAAGAAGGACCACATGTCCCCTGTGTGTGTCCCTGTGCTCTCCTGCCTGAGCCCTGAACACAAGGCTGAAGACATTACCTTTATCTCACAGAACACCGAGAACGATAGTGCGGATGGCACCACCTCTGCGACAACCGAGAGTACCTCAGGTGAGGGCAGCCCATGTACAGAGTGCTCTCTTGATACAACAACAGAGGCCAGCTCCAGGCCAATGACAGTGTTCCTTGCTGACGAGAAGTCAGAATCATCTTCAGCTGGAGGAGATGAAAGTTCTGGCCAGTCAGTATCAGCTCAGGCAGACCTAAGCAGCAATGCTTCAAGGAGCTCAACTCCACAGTCTGGAGACCGTGAATCTGACTCCTCTGGGTCCAAGATCAAGGTCCACGCCACAGATGAGCACTTAGACCACCATGTCCCCCATCCACGCAAGCGGAAGATGACCAAGGTGTCAACCTCACAGGCTTGTTTCATTTCTCATCAAGAGAAGGAGAGAAGCCAGCAATCTCTTGCAGCTATTGTGGACTCTATTAAACTAGAGGAAATACAACCCTACCAGACGGAGAGGGCTAATCCCTACTACGAATTTCTGCACATACGAAAGAAGATTGAAGAGAAgcgcaaaattttgtgcagcgtCACACCCCAGCCACCACAGTATTATGATGAATATGTGACCTTTAACGGATCCTACCTGTTAGATGGGAACCCACTCAGCAAGCTCTGTATTCCCACA ATAACTCCACCTCCATCGTTACCTGAGCAGCTAAAAGAGATGTTCAAACAACAAGAGGTCGTCCGTATGAAACTCCGACTACAGCACAGCATCGAAAGG GAAAAGCTGATTGTTTCAAACGAACAAGAAGTCTTAAGAGTCCATTACCGTGCTGCAAGAACACTAGCCAATCAGACTCTGCCTTTCAGTGCCTGTACTGTTTTATTGGACGCTGAAGTGTACAACATGCCTCAAGATGTTCAG AGTGACGATGGTAAAACTTCAGTGAGAGATCGTTTCAATGCCCGACAGTTTATGTCATGGCTACAGGATGTTGACGACAAGTTTGACAAACTAAAG ACGTGTCTTCTGATGAGACAGCAGCACGAGGCGGCAGCTCTCAATGCCGTCCAACGGCTGGAGTGGCAGCTCAAGCTGCAGGAGCTCGACCCGGCCACGTACAAGTCCACCAGCATCTTTGAGATTCCAGAGTTCTACATCCCGCTCGTGGAGGTCAATGACGACTTTGACCTCACTCCTATATGA